The Solanum lycopersicum chromosome 2, SLM_r2.1 DNA window GCAACAAATATGCAGATTCCCTACTATTGCAGATCCACGTACACAGCTTCATACTCtaataaaagcaaaataaacCCCAATACCACTGCATCATTCCTCTATATTACTTTTTTCCACGTATTGACCTTTACCTATTTCTTATCTCAAGACAAAACATGCCAGATTAGGGAGCATATTGTAACAAATAAGCAAGACTTTAAATCTATTAGAATCAAAATTTGGTCCTAATGCATTAACACACAACTTATCGATTATTTCCATCTATTCTGGAAAGAACACAAACAAAGAGGTTAAATTTGCACACAGAGATTAAATTTGCACTTCTAAATCGAGAAATTAAGGAATATTTTGTCAACGTAATCCTACCTATCAAGATGGAGTGAATGAGCTCATGACGTCAAGTATTGTATGTAGGAGTCGAATGTAAGCTTTCAAAAATTACTACTCCCTTCAATTGCAGGATATCTCCTTCACAACCGTCAAAGAAGATACTTCTACATTCTAAGAATATCCACAATCTCAACACCCACTAATAGTTCCAatgaattattttctaaaaccAGATTCTCCTCCATTTCAGGAAACAACTTCTATAtgcattatttctttttcttgttaaaaCAGTTCTCAATGCATTATTTtccacaatgaacaaataattcaaattactcCTCAGAACAGGAAAATGCATTAGCATACAATCCCAAGCCAACCGAAGTACATTTCTCTACATTCAGTAGTTAAAgcccaaaaaaaaatgaactttcaGTTATATAACATGCACCTCTATATAACATACAAGTtacaaaacatacaaatattcttttaaataattttttttaacaatgttTACAACATTAATATCACAAACCCTAACAAGTTCGTAATTGAGGTACATTTGATTGATTGATCAGCAACATGAGTATAAAAAGTAAACACAAATAATTCAGCATTACTAATAGAgtagcaaaaaaatatttagataagagaaATTAATTATTACCACAGCTTTTTAGGGTTTGATCATCCTTTAAGATCCGGCCGTTATAGATAACTTTCTGCTCCTCAGCAGGGATATCAGTCGGCTGGGAAAGGATGGACTTGAATAATCCGACGGTGGAATCGAGGCTGACTTGAACAGATAACTTGGAGTCGTTAACACATCGGATATTTATGGTGACCGTTTCACCACCGCCGGCGATGTCGCCGGAATCGTCTTTCACCGTTTGATAAGTATCACCTCCGTCCATACTGAAATTGCGTCTCCTCAGCAACAAGTATGAAAAATGTGGATTGAATCGGTGAGAATGAGAGtagaagaaattgaagaggtAGCTTAGCTCAGTGCATTTCACACTTAGACGGAAAGAGCCAAAAGAGTGAAGTAACTGAAATTGTTTTGGTGTTTATATAAGAACAAAAACATTACACTACTTCCATGTGTTCATTTCATATgtcatatttgtttatttattttagttaactCTCTTgattaaagttattttaatttatt harbors:
- the LOC138342302 gene encoding ubiquitin domain-containing protein DSK2b-like — its product is MDGGDTYQTVKDDSGDIAGGGETVTINIRCVNDSKLSVQVSLDSTVGLFKSILSQPTDIPAEEQKVIYNGRILKDDQTLKSCGLEADHTVHLIRGSAAAASASATNVVNPNANQDAPRVAVPTTGGLFVRVGLF